The Clostridiales bacterium FE2011 sequence CGACAGACGCCCGGGCGGAAAAGGAACACCTGATCCGGGAGGCCCTGCCGGAAAATCACGGCGAGGTCTGGATGATCGGCGACCGCTGCTTTGATATGGAAGGCGGAAAAGCGGCCGGGGTTCATACCCTGGGGGTCACCTACGGCTACGGCAGCGAACAGGAACTGCTGGAAACCGGCGCGGAAAAGATCGCGCATACGCCGACGGAAATCCTGGACATTCTGTGTCCGGACGCGAAGCCGGAGCGGGGCGCTTTCCTGTCTGTGGAAGGACTGGACGGCAGCGGCAAGGGAACCCAGATTGAACGGCTTTCCGATGCCCTGGACCGCTGGGGCTTTGAAGTGGTGCATACCCGGGAACCCGGCGGAACTCCCATCGGGGAAAAGATCCGGGATATCCTGCTGGATCGGGAGAACACCGGCATGACGGATATCACGGAAGCGCTGCTTTATGCGGCTTCCCGTGCCCAGCACGTGCGGGAAAAAATCATTCCGGCGGTGACGGAAGGCAAAGTGGTGCTCTGTGACCGGTTCCTGGATTCCTCCGTGGCCTACCAGGGCGGCGGAAGGCAGCTGGGAATCGATGAGATCCTGCAGATTAACGCGCCGGCGGTGGAGAATACCCTGCCGGACCTGACGGTATACCTGGATATCAATCACCGGGAGGCGCTGCGGCGCCGCTGCGCGGCCAGCGAGCCGGACCGGATGGAAATGGAAGCGGACAGCTTCCATGCCCGGGTGGAGGACGGCTATCATGAGCTGATTGCCCGTGATCCGGAACGCTTTGTGGTCGTGGATGCGACCAAATCCCGGGATGAAATTGCAGCGGAGATACAGGAAAAGGTACTGACCCGTCTGATGGAGAACGAAAAGTGAGCGAACGCATCGTAGTCGGCATGAGCGGAGGCGTGGATTCCTCCGTAGCGGCCCTGCTTCTGAAGGAGCAGGGTTACGATGTTGTGGGCGTCTTTATGAAAAACTGGGAGGAAGAGGACATCAACGGCACCTGCACAGCCGAAGAGGACTGGCGGGACGTGCGGGATGTCTGCGACCTGATCGGTATTCCGTATTACAGCGTCAACTTTGCCAAAGAATACTGGGACCGGGTCTTTTCCTATTTCCTGAAGGAATACCGGGCGGGCAGGACGCCGAATCCGGACGTGCTGTGCAACCGGGAAATCAAGTTCAGGGCTTTCCTGGATTTTGCCATGACGCTGGGGGCAACCCGCATGGCGACCGGACACTTCGTCCGCACCAATGAAGCGGGGCAGCTGCTGAAGGGATCGGATCCCAACAAGGACCAGAGCTATTTCCTTTATATGGTCCATGCGGAACAACTGAAGAAAGCCATTTTCCC is a genomic window containing:
- a CDS encoding dTMP kinase, encoding MNCELKDTWILFDLDGTLTQSEEGIWNCAKHAVKEMGFPEPDAATLRKFIGPPLLYSFRTFLGMTEEQAEEAQRIYRARYTTVGMYENRVYPGVRTMLRTLWKQGAKLGVVTGKPAYPTGKILEHFGFDRFLSTVVCATDARAEKEHLIREALPENHGEVWMIGDRCFDMEGGKAAGVHTLGVTYGYGSEQELLETGAEKIAHTPTEILDILCPDAKPERGAFLSVEGLDGSGKGTQIERLSDALDRWGFEVVHTREPGGTPIGEKIRDILLDRENTGMTDITEALLYAASRAQHVREKIIPAVTEGKVVLCDRFLDSSVAYQGGGRQLGIDEILQINAPAVENTLPDLTVYLDINHREALRRRCAASEPDRMEMEADSFHARVEDGYHELIARDPERFVVVDATKSRDEIAAEIQEKVLTRLMENEK